From Chloroflexota bacterium, the proteins below share one genomic window:
- a CDS encoding carbohydrate ABC transporter permease: ASTMTMLPPLVLFFFTQRTFMEGITLTGIKG, translated from the coding sequence CGGCGTCGACGATGACGATGTTGCCGCCGCTGGTGTTGTTCTTCTTCACGCAGCGCACGTTCATGGAGGGGATCACACTGACGGGGATTAAGGGATGA
- a CDS encoding N-acetylmannosamine-6-phosphate 2-epimerase: MTIDYELLDRLRGGLIVSCQALEGEPLHGSEIMARMAVAARIGGAVGIRANSPEDVAAIRAAVDLPIIGIYKVQEPGFEVYITPRLEHARAVLEAGADIVAVDATARPHPEAEDGAAYIRQLKAALSCPIMADVSTVEEGVAAAEAGADLVATTMSGYTPYSVQRKAPDLELIRALAARLSVPVIAEGRIRSPEQAVAALEAGAFAVVVGGAITRPQEITRWFVQAIRRSGHRPF; this comes from the coding sequence ATGACCATAGACTACGAGCTTCTCGATCGGCTGCGAGGCGGATTGATCGTGTCCTGTCAGGCTCTGGAGGGAGAGCCGTTGCATGGCAGCGAGATCATGGCGCGAATGGCCGTTGCTGCTCGCATCGGAGGGGCGGTTGGGATCCGTGCCAACTCACCGGAGGATGTGGCCGCCATCCGCGCCGCGGTGGATTTGCCCATCATCGGGATCTACAAGGTGCAGGAGCCTGGTTTTGAGGTGTACATCACCCCGCGACTGGAGCACGCCCGCGCGGTGTTGGAGGCTGGGGCGGATATCGTGGCGGTGGATGCCACGGCCCGGCCGCATCCCGAGGCGGAGGATGGCGCCGCGTATATCCGCCAGCTAAAGGCGGCCCTGTCCTGTCCCATCATGGCCGACGTCTCGACGGTGGAGGAGGGCGTGGCGGCCGCGGAGGCCGGGGCCGACCTGGTGGCCACCACCATGTCCGGGTACACGCCGTATAGCGTCCAGCGTAAGGCGCCTGATCTGGAGTTGATCCGGGCCCTGGCCGCCCGGCTGTCCGTTCCCGTGATCGCGGAGGGACGCATCCGCTCGCCGGAGCAGGCGGTGGCCGCTCTGGAGGCGGGCGCCTTCGCCGTGGTGGTGGGAGGGGCCATCACCCGCCCGCAGGAGATCACGCGCTGGTTCGTGCAGGCGATCCGACGATCAGGTCATCGCCCGTTCTGA
- the polX gene encoding DNA polymerase/3'-5' exonuclease PolX has protein sequence MDQAPSNKQIAALLRRIGGILDILGENRYKIMAYRRAADSIESLPRDLADYWREGRLREIPGIGEALSEKLDELLRTGHMSYLEKLEQQVPPGVVDMLEIPEVGPKTARLVWEKLGITSVQQLKAAAEAGQLRQLPGMGAKTEQRILAGIQALERRSRRIPIGEARPVALALLRGLMEGIPSLSQATVAGSLRRWRETIGDLDLLAAAEDPEPVMEVFVGLPDVAEVILRGTTKTSIRTRDGLQVDLRVVPPERWGTALQYFTGSQAHNIALRERALKLGFSLSEYALKRDDGSELLCSEEESVYEALGLPWIPPELRENRGEIEAAAEGRLPRLIEMGHLQGELHAHSTWSDGTATIEEMAEAARARGYRYLVITDHSESLGVTGGLTVERLREQRAEIDRLNERWSDFRLLQGAEVEVRADGTLDYPDEVLAELDCVVASLHTGLRQDRDQITARALAAIRNPHVDVLGHPSGRLLGRREESAVDLEAVLQAAAETGVAMEVNAHPSRLDLDDVHVRRAIELGVPLVINCDAHSPADFDFIEYGVATARRGWATPDCVLNTLSLDRLEQWLRSRGGRG, from the coding sequence ATGGACCAGGCGCCCAGTAACAAACAGATCGCCGCGCTGTTACGGCGTATCGGTGGCATCCTGGATATCCTGGGTGAGAACCGATACAAGATCATGGCCTATCGGCGCGCGGCCGACAGCATCGAGTCGTTGCCACGGGACCTGGCCGACTACTGGCGAGAAGGCCGTCTGCGTGAGATCCCGGGCATCGGCGAGGCTCTGTCCGAGAAACTGGACGAGCTGTTGCGCACCGGGCACATGAGCTATCTGGAGAAGCTGGAGCAGCAGGTGCCGCCCGGTGTCGTGGATATGTTGGAGATCCCGGAGGTCGGCCCCAAGACGGCTCGCCTGGTGTGGGAGAAGCTGGGCATCACATCCGTTCAGCAGTTGAAGGCAGCCGCCGAGGCCGGTCAGTTGCGCCAGCTGCCCGGCATGGGAGCCAAGACGGAACAGCGCATCCTGGCCGGCATCCAGGCGTTGGAGCGTCGCAGTCGGCGCATCCCCATCGGCGAGGCGCGCCCCGTGGCGTTGGCCCTGCTCCGAGGGCTGATGGAGGGGATCCCCTCGTTGTCCCAGGCGACCGTGGCCGGGTCCCTGCGACGCTGGCGGGAGACCATCGGCGACTTGGACCTGCTGGCCGCGGCGGAGGACCCGGAGCCGGTGATGGAGGTCTTCGTGGGGCTTCCGGATGTGGCCGAGGTGATCCTGCGTGGGACGACGAAAACCTCCATTCGCACCCGTGATGGCCTGCAGGTCGATCTGCGCGTCGTCCCGCCCGAGCGATGGGGCACCGCGCTGCAGTATTTCACCGGATCTCAGGCGCACAATATCGCCCTGCGGGAGCGGGCGTTGAAGTTAGGGTTCAGCCTGAGCGAGTACGCGTTGAAGCGGGATGATGGTAGTGAGCTGCTGTGTTCGGAGGAGGAGTCCGTTTACGAGGCGTTGGGGCTGCCATGGATCCCACCGGAGCTGCGCGAGAACCGGGGTGAGATCGAAGCAGCCGCCGAGGGCCGGTTGCCGAGGCTGATCGAGATGGGCCATCTCCAGGGGGAGCTGCACGCGCATTCCACCTGGAGCGATGGCACGGCGACCATCGAGGAGATGGCTGAGGCGGCCCGGGCACGAGGATATCGCTATCTGGTGATCACCGATCACAGCGAGAGCCTGGGTGTCACCGGTGGCCTGACCGTGGAGCGATTGCGGGAGCAGCGGGCGGAGATCGATCGTCTGAACGAGCGCTGGTCCGATTTCCGCCTCCTGCAGGGCGCCGAGGTCGAGGTGCGGGCGGATGGCACCCTGGATTATCCGGACGAGGTCCTGGCGGAGCTGGATTGCGTGGTCGCCTCGCTGCACACCGGGCTGCGTCAGGATCGGGATCAGATCACCGCTCGTGCTCTGGCCGCGATCCGGAATCCGCACGTGGACGTCCTGGGGCATCCTTCGGGGCGTTTGCTGGGGCGCCGGGAGGAGAGCGCCGTCGATCTGGAGGCGGTGTTGCAGGCGGCCGCCGAGACCGGCGTCGCCATGGAGGTCAACGCCCATCCGTCCCGGCTGGACCTGGATGATGTGCACGTGCGGCGGGCTATCGAGCTGGGCGTGCCGCTGGTCATCAATTGCGATGCACACAGCCCGGCCGACTTCGACTTCATCGAGTATGGTGTGGCAACCGCCCGTCGGGGGTGGGCAACGCCTGACTGTGTGTT
- a CDS encoding 2'-5' RNA ligase family protein, with translation MIESVDGRLYIIGKPPEPTRSVLRDLFVRLAEEAGGTPNPEPRLTIQTIYGLHLAEVVQERVETIVRDLPPIHVRAGGLIAFALRTPHQRLVIPVEKTPTLRYIYQAIAEEVTGLGVSTQPFNLETWQPHMTAVEGDWEDAEAVARQLAPQVPDVQFIIDRLWMSVQRAPGVWMELGIWPLRGRLPEEPTDHGA, from the coding sequence GTGATCGAAAGCGTTGATGGCAGGCTGTATATCATCGGGAAGCCTCCCGAGCCTACGCGCTCCGTTTTGCGTGATCTTTTCGTACGCCTGGCTGAAGAGGCTGGCGGGACGCCCAATCCGGAGCCGCGCCTGACCATTCAGACCATCTATGGCCTCCACCTGGCCGAGGTCGTGCAGGAGCGGGTGGAGACGATCGTCCGTGATCTGCCCCCGATTCATGTGCGCGCGGGGGGGCTGATCGCCTTCGCGCTGCGCACACCGCATCAGCGCCTGGTGATCCCGGTAGAGAAGACGCCCACGCTGCGGTATATCTACCAGGCCATCGCCGAGGAGGTTACGGGGCTGGGTGTGTCCACCCAGCCCTTTAACCTGGAGACGTGGCAGCCTCACATGACGGCCGTGGAGGGGGATTGGGAGGACGCGGAGGCCGTGGCCCGCCAGCTGGCCCCTCAGGTCCCGGATGTCCAGTTCATCATCGATCGCCTGTGGATGAGCGTGCAACGGGCGCCCGGCGTCTGGATGGAGCTGGGCATCTGGCCGTTGCGGGGCAGGCTGCCCGAGGAGCCGACCGATCACGGGGCATAG